A single window of Halobacillus naozhouensis DNA harbors:
- a CDS encoding MDR family MFS transporter yields the protein MESNKRAFWLIICSIFFGNFLAILSITTVTVAFPVVMDEFNANLSTVQWLMAGYLLATGIIAPVVGYLGDQLSYKYLYIIALFGFTLFSLFCGLAWDIQILILFRIIQGVFGGMIIPITLTIIYQTLERHQQSKAMGLWSLASMLAPVIGPTFGGWLVDYFGWSAIFFFNLPIGILGIIIVSRCIPYYRIGTSQSFDFIGFISVVASSSLLLFGFSQVGSWGFGSWKTLLLLGSGIILLGFFIRWELRSKAPLLQLSVFKFSQFTYSLIINCIITASMYIGTLLVPLYLQDVLHLSPMDTGLIMLPGAIAMAAASPVVGNVYDRIGPFKLVFTGASLVVISTALFSSIGLETSAYLIAIYQLIRCIGISLCTVPLTNAGMSAVTRDYSGHASSITNWARQGMASMSIGIFSALVVARSSGYLKSDGTTVTAAISMGISDVFWIGTILAITAIPLTFMLRIKSQAKINSAKPKAANQ from the coding sequence ATGGAGTCTAATAAACGCGCTTTTTGGCTAATTATATGTTCAATTTTCTTCGGCAATTTCCTGGCCATTCTCAGTATTACAACAGTTACAGTAGCCTTTCCTGTAGTAATGGATGAATTTAATGCTAATCTAAGTACTGTTCAATGGTTGATGGCGGGATATCTTTTGGCAACTGGAATCATTGCACCGGTCGTAGGATATTTGGGGGATCAATTAAGTTATAAATATTTGTATATTATCGCATTATTTGGATTTACTTTGTTCTCTTTGTTCTGTGGTCTGGCTTGGGATATTCAAATCCTGATTTTATTTAGAATCATACAAGGTGTATTTGGCGGAATGATCATCCCGATAACCTTAACAATCATTTATCAAACACTTGAACGGCATCAGCAATCGAAGGCTATGGGATTATGGAGTCTGGCTTCTATGCTTGCCCCAGTAATCGGTCCGACATTTGGCGGCTGGCTTGTTGATTATTTTGGCTGGTCAGCGATTTTCTTTTTTAATCTGCCAATAGGGATCCTGGGCATAATCATTGTTAGTAGATGCATTCCTTATTACCGAATAGGAACCAGCCAATCCTTTGATTTTATAGGATTTATTTCTGTGGTCGCCAGTAGTTCCTTACTTTTATTTGGTTTTAGCCAGGTAGGATCCTGGGGCTTTGGTTCATGGAAAACGCTGCTTTTACTAGGATCCGGAATCATACTATTGGGTTTTTTCATTCGCTGGGAACTGAGGTCAAAAGCTCCGCTGCTGCAATTAAGTGTGTTTAAGTTTTCTCAATTCACTTATAGCCTGATTATAAACTGTATCATTACAGCCTCGATGTATATTGGTACGCTGCTTGTTCCCCTATATTTGCAAGACGTTTTGCATCTGTCACCGATGGATACTGGTTTAATTATGCTGCCAGGAGCGATTGCGATGGCGGCGGCTTCTCCAGTTGTTGGGAATGTGTATGATAGGATTGGGCCGTTCAAATTGGTTTTTACCGGTGCTTCACTCGTAGTTATATCAACAGCTTTGTTTAGCAGTATCGGACTGGAAACTTCCGCTTACTTAATTGCTATCTATCAACTCATTCGTTGCATTGGTATTTCGTTATGCACGGTTCCCTTAACTAATGCAGGCATGAGTGCTGTGACCAGGGACTATTCCGGCCACGCTTCTTCCATCACGAACTGGGCCCGGCAAGGTATGGCATCGATGTCGATTGGAATATTCAGCGCTCTGGTTGTAGCAAGAAGTTCCGGTTACTTAAAATCAGATGGTACTACTGTTACTGCTGCAATATCTATGGGGATCAGTGATGTCTTTTGGATTGGAACTATCCTTGCGATTACTGCCATCCCATTAACTTTTATGCTAAGAATCAAAAGCCAGGCAAAAATCAATTCAGCCAAACCGAAAGCAGCAAACCAATAA
- the hutI gene encoding imidazolonepropionase → MTRKLLITNAAQLITMAGHTDQPAKKEAMSQLGVIENGAVYMEDGKVVEVGSDQEIREKYQDSVNSDQHIDATGKVVTPGLIDPHTHLVHAGTRENEYAMRLKGKTYMEIMESGGGIHATTRATQEASHEELYEQSRKRLDQFLLHGVTTVEAKSGYGLTLEHEIKQLEVAQQLSKKHPMDLVSTFMGAHAIPIAEKDNPEPFVDRVINEMIPEVASKNLATFNDVFCERGVFTPEQSKRILEAGKEHGLTPKIHADEIEPYGGAELAASVGAISADHLLKASEQGIKDMAEAGVVGVLLPGTAFFLMAEFAQARKMIDAGVAVALSTDANPGSSPTISLPFIMNLGCLKMGMTPEEVLTATTINAAHAIGCAEEAGSLEQGKKGDVTIFNVPNYLTLSYQYGMNHVDTVIKAGKPLVVGGQLQ, encoded by the coding sequence ATGACACGAAAATTGCTTATTACGAATGCAGCACAATTGATTACCATGGCTGGACACACCGATCAACCAGCAAAGAAAGAAGCAATGTCCCAACTAGGGGTGATTGAAAACGGGGCTGTTTATATGGAAGATGGAAAGGTTGTTGAAGTAGGATCCGATCAGGAAATACGCGAAAAGTATCAAGACTCCGTAAATTCTGATCAACATATCGATGCGACAGGAAAAGTCGTTACACCAGGTTTGATAGATCCACACACACACCTCGTGCATGCTGGAACGAGGGAAAATGAATATGCGATGCGCCTTAAAGGAAAAACTTACATGGAAATTATGGAATCTGGCGGTGGCATTCATGCGACAACTCGTGCTACACAGGAAGCGAGCCACGAAGAGCTATATGAGCAATCACGAAAACGCCTCGATCAATTTTTGCTGCACGGGGTAACAACGGTAGAAGCAAAAAGTGGCTACGGGCTGACACTTGAACATGAAATAAAACAGCTTGAAGTTGCTCAGCAGCTATCCAAGAAACACCCTATGGATCTCGTTTCGACATTTATGGGAGCCCATGCGATTCCGATTGCTGAAAAAGATAACCCAGAGCCATTTGTTGATCGCGTTATTAATGAAATGATTCCGGAAGTCGCTAGTAAGAACCTTGCCACCTTTAACGATGTTTTTTGCGAACGTGGGGTCTTCACTCCAGAACAATCCAAACGTATTTTAGAGGCCGGTAAAGAGCACGGACTGACTCCAAAAATTCATGCAGATGAAATTGAACCCTATGGAGGTGCGGAACTGGCAGCATCAGTTGGCGCGATCTCGGCCGATCACCTTTTAAAAGCATCTGAACAAGGAATTAAAGATATGGCGGAAGCTGGGGTGGTCGGTGTCCTGCTTCCAGGTACTGCCTTTTTCCTAATGGCTGAATTCGCTCAGGCTAGAAAAATGATTGACGCAGGAGTTGCTGTTGCTCTTTCAACAGACGCAAATCCTGGCTCATCGCCTACGATTTCCCTGCCTTTCATCATGAATCTGGGTTGCTTAAAAATGGGTATGACACCAGAAGAGGTTTTAACAGCAACAACTATTAATGCCGCACATGCGATCGGCTGTGCAGAGGAAGCAGGCAGTCTGGAACAAGGCAAAAAGGGAGATGTGACGATCTTTAATGTACCGAACTATCTGACGCTATCTTATCAATATGGAATGAACCATGTAGACACGGTGATTAAAGCTGGTAAACCGCTTGTCGTAGGAGGTCAGCTGCAATGA
- a CDS encoding polysaccharide deacetylase family protein, with the protein MYDSQDSNIVTSAPSKTDKSVVLTFDDGPSKVLTQILDILDAENVPAVFFWQSRLLYSKRPWKRVLQEGHIIGSHTTKHPNMVKLSYEKQYKEIQNSITKIGRITGSKVEYFRPPFGQYNADTVKAANQLNVTPIMWRIASIDWELKEDPNQIITNVIDHLEDGAIILMHELTQTVEILPELIKAIREKGYNFKLLNETN; encoded by the coding sequence GTGTACGACTCTCAAGATTCAAATATTGTCACCTCTGCCCCAAGTAAAACCGACAAGTCCGTTGTGTTAACTTTTGATGATGGACCAAGCAAAGTGTTAACACAGATACTAGATATCTTAGATGCTGAAAACGTGCCAGCGGTGTTCTTCTGGCAATCTCGGCTTTTATATTCAAAGAGGCCTTGGAAAAGAGTATTGCAGGAAGGGCATATCATTGGTTCACATACCACAAAGCATCCAAATATGGTTAAGCTCTCCTATGAAAAGCAATATAAGGAAATCCAAAACAGTATTACGAAGATTGGGCGGATTACAGGGAGTAAAGTTGAATATTTCCGGCCTCCATTCGGTCAATATAACGCTGATACGGTTAAAGCAGCTAACCAATTGAATGTAACACCGATTATGTGGAGAATTGCATCTATTGATTGGGAATTAAAAGAGGACCCTAATCAAATCATTACTAACGTCATCGATCATCTGGAAGACGGAGCCATTATTCTTATGCATGAACTTACACAGACGGTTGAAATTTTGCCAGAATTGATCAAAGCGATCAGAGAAAAGGGATACAATTTTAAGCTGTTAAATGAAACGAACTAA
- a CDS encoding helix-turn-helix domain-containing protein: protein MYKLLIADRDRQELAGLEWLITKYSFPITDTILADQLVNIFNILENQQPDIFCIELDMIPEDKWEMVQTFIERYAGQVIAVTAEPTFERAMQAMDMEAVDLWVKPLSPSRVKHSLQQTFRNLSKQTTRNPANELKQAIRYESLFIDDGLPFQHPVYLIKTEHVADLNDLRSFIEQFDFYYTPLVFSTSDRLALVFQESFPEPVKQAQRFLQEWERFAGKPLAIVVHAEQGSDSLHQIYMKLRKIMETTFFTGYQQVLSSFHHHEWEDMDPFLTMNEQRNWVYMLDEGQGDEIKKWMYEQFFSMEPPFPDPGLLRTRLTSILAQVRRFMIRKGITDPASEEKYKAVFDTILYSPVLYRIVQDMILYMNGLLQSIAEKPATTKIDVIEEAIAYMEDHFEDSSLSLKEVAEHVKRSPSYFSHILSHKYRRSFREMLSYIRVQKAKEMLASSDETIYHIAHSVGFRNPNYFSRVFKATTGQTPREYRMYH, encoded by the coding sequence ATGTACAAACTATTAATCGCAGATCGGGACAGACAAGAACTTGCTGGTTTAGAATGGCTGATTACTAAATATTCCTTCCCTATCACGGATACTATATTGGCGGATCAGTTGGTAAACATATTTAACATATTAGAGAACCAACAACCTGATATATTCTGCATTGAGCTTGATATGATCCCAGAGGATAAGTGGGAAATGGTGCAAACATTTATCGAACGATATGCGGGGCAAGTGATTGCGGTGACGGCAGAGCCGACTTTTGAACGAGCCATGCAGGCAATGGACATGGAAGCAGTAGATTTATGGGTAAAGCCGTTATCACCCTCCCGAGTAAAGCATTCGTTGCAGCAAACCTTCCGTAACCTTTCTAAACAAACTACCCGAAATCCTGCCAATGAATTAAAGCAAGCTATTCGTTACGAATCGTTATTTATTGATGATGGATTACCGTTCCAACATCCTGTATATTTAATAAAAACGGAACACGTGGCAGATTTAAATGATTTAAGATCTTTCATTGAACAGTTTGATTTTTACTACACCCCCTTAGTGTTTTCGACAAGTGACCGCCTTGCCCTGGTATTTCAGGAATCATTCCCTGAACCTGTAAAGCAGGCCCAACGCTTTTTACAGGAGTGGGAACGCTTTGCTGGTAAGCCATTAGCTATCGTTGTCCACGCTGAGCAAGGTTCAGACTCTCTCCATCAAATTTATATGAAGTTGAGAAAGATCATGGAAACTACTTTTTTTACGGGCTACCAGCAAGTATTAAGTTCCTTCCACCATCACGAATGGGAGGATATGGATCCGTTCTTAACGATGAATGAGCAGCGGAACTGGGTGTATATGCTTGATGAAGGGCAAGGGGATGAGATTAAAAAGTGGATGTACGAGCAGTTCTTCAGTATGGAGCCTCCCTTCCCTGACCCAGGACTGCTACGTACCCGCTTGACGAGTATTCTCGCACAAGTACGCCGTTTTATGATTCGAAAAGGGATCACAGACCCTGCCAGTGAGGAAAAATATAAGGCAGTGTTTGACACCATTTTATACAGTCCTGTCCTTTATCGGATTGTCCAGGATATGATCCTGTACATGAACGGTCTACTTCAATCGATTGCGGAAAAACCTGCCACAACGAAGATTGATGTCATTGAAGAAGCGATCGCTTATATGGAAGATCACTTTGAAGACTCATCACTTTCTCTAAAAGAAGTAGCAGAACACGTTAAGCGGAGCCCCTCTTATTTCAGCCATATTCTATCACATAAATACAGGCGTTCTTTTCGCGAGATGTTAAGCTACATTCGTGTCCAAAAAGCGAAAGAAATGCTGGCTTCCTCAGACGAAACCATTTACCATATCGCACACTCAGTAGGCTTTAGAAATCCGAATTACTTTAGTCGGGTTTTTAAAGCAACGACGGGCCAGACACCACGTGAGTATCGAATGTATCATTAA
- a CDS encoding redoxin domain-containing protein translates to MISMLKEKIPNFTLKDVDGNKVSIDDYQGKQTLIFMWASWURCREQLPGWQSFYNQHKNANFEVLSVAVDVQGAEVVKPYIEDTSFTTVVDEENQLANHFGFKVVPNGIFIDENGTIRLLKQGFKVDDEDHVQAVVKLINKEVDQVELDDPYYQPKNAASGVERQLAETKFKLAMEYSKNDKKDKAIQELDEALRLDSDNFLIRKQRWYLLYPEKFTPTIDIEWQQRQLEKEKQEEAQLKDGMVCGPEGCYIPGT, encoded by the coding sequence ATGATCAGCATGTTAAAGGAAAAGATTCCGAATTTCACATTAAAAGATGTTGATGGAAACAAAGTATCTATCGATGATTATCAAGGGAAACAAACGTTAATCTTTATGTGGGCCTCCTGGTGAAGATGCCGTGAACAATTGCCTGGATGGCAATCTTTTTATAATCAGCATAAGAATGCAAACTTTGAGGTCCTTTCTGTAGCGGTTGATGTCCAAGGTGCTGAAGTTGTTAAGCCCTATATTGAGGACACGAGCTTTACAACAGTCGTTGACGAGGAAAATCAACTAGCTAATCACTTTGGGTTCAAAGTGGTTCCAAATGGAATCTTTATTGATGAGAATGGGACTATTCGTCTTTTAAAACAAGGTTTTAAGGTAGATGATGAAGATCATGTTCAAGCTGTAGTAAAACTTATAAATAAAGAAGTGGATCAAGTTGAATTAGATGATCCATATTATCAGCCGAAGAACGCCGCTTCTGGTGTAGAAAGACAACTAGCAGAGACGAAATTTAAGCTCGCTATGGAATATTCTAAAAACGATAAAAAAGACAAGGCTATTCAAGAACTTGATGAAGCGTTACGGCTCGATTCAGACAACTTTTTAATTCGGAAGCAACGTTGGTATCTCCTCTACCCTGAAAAATTCACACCAACAATTGATATAGAATGGCAGCAAAGGCAGCTGGAAAAAGAAAAGCAGGAAGAAGCTCAATTGAAAGATGGCATGGTATGTGGTCCGGAAGGGTGTTATATTCCCGGAACGTGA
- the phnE gene encoding phosphonate ABC transporter, permease protein PhnE, producing MWFKRRNILTVVLLIIFIYFSMKLTEFDLTKFKDFRNMIDFMSQWFPINFSNLSGIIRDTLQTLAMAFLGSLLGLIIALPISFIAARNTSPSPIIYHFWRVFLSFIRSVPEIVFGLILLTALGLGPFPAVIAIMLHNIGVLGKLISELIEAADPGPQEAMKTVGAKGWIVSLFSILPQIWPNVLSHYFYRFEVAIRTSLILGFIGGGGIGQRLFNDFKTFQYPSVSLDVLIIMILVIIVDLFGGYVRNRVI from the coding sequence ATGTGGTTTAAAAGACGAAACATCCTAACGGTTGTCCTTCTTATTATATTCATTTACTTCAGTATGAAGCTGACTGAATTTGATTTAACGAAATTTAAAGATTTCCGTAATATGATTGATTTCATGTCGCAATGGTTTCCTATTAATTTTTCAAACCTTTCAGGAATAATTAGAGATACATTGCAAACATTGGCTATGGCATTTCTAGGCAGTTTATTAGGTCTGATAATCGCTTTACCCATAAGCTTCATAGCCGCCCGAAACACATCGCCATCCCCCATTATTTATCACTTTTGGCGGGTATTCCTAAGTTTCATTCGATCTGTACCAGAAATTGTCTTTGGACTGATTTTATTAACAGCGCTTGGGCTCGGTCCCTTCCCCGCTGTTATTGCCATCATGCTTCACAATATCGGTGTGCTGGGAAAATTAATTTCAGAATTAATTGAGGCCGCCGATCCTGGCCCTCAGGAAGCAATGAAGACCGTGGGAGCAAAGGGGTGGATCGTCTCCCTCTTTAGCATTTTGCCACAGATATGGCCCAATGTACTTTCCCATTATTTCTATCGTTTCGAAGTCGCAATCCGAACATCACTGATTCTAGGATTTATTGGCGGTGGAGGGATTGGGCAGCGATTATTTAATGATTTTAAGACCTTCCAATATCCATCTGTTTCGCTTGATGTCTTAATCATCATGATCTTGGTGATTATCGTTGATTTATTCGGAGGATATGTGAGAAACAGGGTCATTTAA
- the phnC gene encoding phosphonate ABC transporter ATP-binding protein: protein MIEMKNVSVRYPGTKFDALSDIHLTFEKGDFVCILGKSGAGKSTFIRCINGLQQLTQGEVFLDGKQVSNMKEEQLRQVRLEMGMIFQHFNLIPRMSVIQNVLTGIFGYRSNFKNLIGLFSADELEQAKRIISEVGLSDMMDRRVERLSGGQKQRVGIARAMVQQPRILLGDEPVASLDPGTSNHIFKLLKEMHQRLDLLTIINVHDIDLAKRYATRVLALKDGKLIFDGHPDEFAESNYKETYESSDHLFI, encoded by the coding sequence ATGATTGAGATGAAGAATGTTTCCGTTCGTTATCCAGGAACAAAGTTTGATGCGCTTTCTGATATCCATTTAACCTTTGAAAAAGGTGATTTTGTTTGCATTCTTGGTAAAAGCGGTGCTGGGAAGTCCACGTTTATCCGTTGTATTAACGGATTACAGCAGCTGACGCAAGGCGAAGTTTTTTTAGACGGCAAACAGGTTTCCAATATGAAAGAAGAACAATTGCGTCAGGTCCGCTTGGAGATGGGGATGATTTTTCAGCATTTCAACCTGATCCCACGTATGAGTGTCATACAGAATGTCTTAACTGGAATCTTTGGTTACCGTAGTAATTTTAAAAACTTAATCGGCCTGTTTTCTGCAGATGAACTGGAACAAGCCAAACGCATAATCTCCGAAGTCGGTCTCTCAGACATGATGGACCGCAGAGTCGAACGGTTAAGCGGCGGCCAGAAACAAAGAGTAGGCATTGCACGTGCTATGGTCCAGCAGCCAAGAATCTTACTAGGAGATGAACCCGTAGCCAGTCTGGATCCAGGGACATCTAACCATATTTTCAAACTGCTGAAAGAGATGCATCAACGTCTTGACTTACTGACTATTATAAATGTACATGATATAGATCTGGCTAAACGTTATGCAACAAGAGTTCTAGCCCTTAAAGATGGGAAACTAATCTTCGATGGCCACCCTGATGAATTCGCAGAAAGTAACTATAAGGAAACGTATGAATCATCTGATCATCTATTTATTTGA
- a CDS encoding MarR family winged helix-turn-helix transcriptional regulator, whose amino-acid sequence MDEYSFVNIDMLVDSYNELSDKMTKHRVYAYIRHLKKNDLTPNQYSILHFIEHNGPCSSIKLAEHMELKAATITYLVDSLEKRGLVSRTPNPQDRRSHHVTFTEEGRKIVLGTSEEKNQAIMNSFENLNRDELESLYIMINLLNRKL is encoded by the coding sequence ATGGATGAATATTCGTTTGTGAACATAGATATGTTAGTAGATTCTTACAATGAGTTATCGGATAAGATGACGAAACACCGAGTTTATGCCTATATACGTCATTTAAAGAAAAATGACTTAACACCCAACCAGTATTCTATTTTACACTTTATAGAGCATAATGGACCCTGCTCTTCTATTAAGTTGGCCGAGCATATGGAATTAAAGGCTGCGACAATTACCTATTTGGTAGATTCCCTTGAAAAAAGAGGTTTGGTAAGCAGAACACCTAATCCTCAAGACCGCAGGAGTCACCATGTCACTTTTACAGAAGAAGGAAGAAAGATTGTCCTGGGTACTTCTGAGGAAAAGAATCAAGCTATTATGAATTCTTTTGAAAATTTGAACCGAGATGAGCTTGAGTCTCTGTACATTATGATTAATCTATTAAACCGCAAGTTGTAA
- a CDS encoding thioredoxin family protein: protein MVSSVSEQLDDVDFYYVDVDQSSDLAGQFGVQSIPTLILIKEGEEVDRSVGFAPEEQVKDFAQS from the coding sequence GTGGTCTCAAGCGTATCTGAACAGCTCGATGATGTTGATTTTTACTACGTTGATGTGGACCAATCTTCAGATTTAGCTGGACAGTTTGGAGTACAAAGTATTCCAACCTTAATCTTGATTAAAGAAGGAGAAGAAGTGGACCGTTCTGTCGGCTTTGCTCCAGAAGAGCAGGTGAAAGACTTCGCCCAATCTTAA
- the hutU gene encoding urocanate hydratase, producing the protein MMSETKSGKVKQYSGTELHTKGWVQEAALRMLSNNLHPDVAENPDDLVVYGGIGKAARNWECFEAIVESLKKLGEDETLLIQSGKPVAVFRSHKDAPKVLIANSNLVPAWANWEHFHELDQKGLMMYGQMTAGSWIYIGSQGIVQGTYETFAECARQHFNGSLQSTITLTAGLGGMGGAQPLAVTLNGGVCIAIEVDQQRIQRRLDTKYLDTSTDSLDEAIKLAEDARDQGKSLSIGLLGNAAELLPEMIAKGFIPDALTDQTSAHDPLNGYVPVDMNLPEADELRNSNSEEYIKLSKRSIASHVKAMLDMQKQGAITFDYGNNIRQVAKDEGVDNAFDFPGFVPAYIRPQFCEGKGPFRWVALSGDPEDIYKTDEVILREFSDNEHLCNWIRMAREKISFQGLPSRICWLGYGERARFGKIINDMVASGELSAPIVIGRDHLDSGSVASPNRETEAMKDGSDAVADWPILNAMINSVGGASWVSVHHGGGVGMGYSLHAGMVIVADGTKDAEQRLERVLTTDPGMGVVRHVDAGYELAEQTAKEKGIRVPMLKK; encoded by the coding sequence ATGATGTCTGAAACGAAATCAGGAAAAGTAAAACAATATAGCGGTACAGAATTGCACACGAAGGGGTGGGTTCAGGAGGCTGCTTTACGCATGCTGAGCAACAACCTGCATCCAGATGTTGCGGAAAATCCGGATGATCTCGTTGTGTACGGTGGGATCGGTAAAGCAGCCCGTAACTGGGAGTGCTTCGAAGCGATTGTAGAATCTTTGAAAAAGCTTGGGGAGGATGAGACGTTACTGATCCAGTCTGGAAAACCAGTTGCTGTCTTTCGCTCCCATAAAGACGCCCCGAAAGTGTTAATTGCGAACTCGAATCTAGTCCCTGCCTGGGCAAATTGGGAGCACTTCCACGAACTTGATCAAAAAGGTTTAATGATGTACGGCCAAATGACAGCGGGAAGCTGGATTTACATCGGCAGTCAAGGAATCGTTCAAGGCACATATGAAACATTTGCGGAGTGTGCCAGACAACATTTCAACGGCAGCTTACAAAGTACGATTACGTTAACCGCTGGTCTTGGCGGCATGGGTGGTGCCCAGCCATTAGCGGTAACATTAAATGGCGGTGTTTGTATTGCTATTGAAGTTGATCAGCAGCGGATCCAGCGACGTTTAGATACGAAATATTTAGATACCTCAACCGATAGTCTGGATGAGGCCATTAAACTGGCCGAAGATGCTCGCGACCAGGGTAAATCCCTCTCTATCGGACTGCTAGGTAACGCAGCTGAGCTTTTGCCTGAAATGATTGCCAAAGGATTCATTCCGGATGCCTTGACAGACCAGACCTCTGCACACGACCCATTGAACGGTTATGTTCCAGTGGACATGAATCTTCCAGAGGCCGATGAACTGCGTAATAGTAACTCCGAGGAATATATTAAACTATCAAAACGCAGTATCGCATCTCACGTCAAAGCCATGCTCGATATGCAGAAACAAGGGGCCATTACGTTTGACTACGGGAACAACATCCGCCAAGTCGCCAAGGATGAAGGAGTAGACAATGCTTTTGATTTTCCCGGCTTCGTTCCTGCATACATTCGCCCACAATTTTGCGAAGGAAAAGGACCTTTCCGCTGGGTGGCATTATCTGGTGATCCAGAGGATATTTATAAAACAGATGAAGTCATCTTAAGAGAGTTTAGCGATAACGAGCATTTATGTAATTGGATTCGTATGGCTCGTGAAAAAATCAGTTTCCAGGGCCTTCCTTCCCGTATTTGCTGGCTTGGCTACGGTGAACGCGCCAGGTTCGGCAAAATCATCAATGACATGGTTGCGAGCGGAGAATTAAGTGCACCGATTGTAATTGGGCGGGACCACCTGGATTCCGGTTCTGTAGCTTCGCCGAACAGAGAAACCGAAGCGATGAAAGACGGCAGTGATGCAGTGGCTGATTGGCCAATTCTGAACGCCATGATTAACAGCGTAGGTGGTGCCAGCTGGGTTAGTGTTCATCACGGAGGCGGTGTGGGTATGGGCTATTCCCTTCATGCCGGAATGGTCATTGTTGCTGACGGGACGAAGGATGCAGAACAGCGACTGGAACGCGTCTTAACGACAGACCCTGGCATGGGTGTCGTACGTCATGTAGATGCTGGTTATGAACTGGCCGAACAGACCGCTAAAGAAAAAGGCATCCGAGTACCAATGCTAAAGAAATAA
- a CDS encoding agmatinase family protein: MTDYPYPLLERPSMIWTKQTDKTTDLKVHEWIETVGDPFPNWHDYDVTILGVPLSKSSISTSAASDNPDAMRQAWKSFGTYNLDEDIDLATLKAIDLGNVKQHATDIAYTHQQIEQAMAAMRTHHPHTLPVVMGGDHSITAMLIKGWKQAHPEETVGILQLDTHFDLRDLNVFGPANGTPIRNLIESGTVEGKHVHNIGLHGFFNAKELKDYADETGVHYTTMKQARKKGVAHIIKQALEQLHNQVDTIYLTVDMDVLDIAHNPAAPAATPGGMYTEELFEAVQIAGEHPSVKAMDMVCLDPRKDIGGMAVKSAVHTMLSFLTGYCRH; encoded by the coding sequence ATGACAGACTACCCTTATCCGCTGCTCGAGCGGCCCAGCATGATCTGGACGAAGCAAACAGATAAAACCACTGACCTGAAAGTACATGAATGGATTGAAACAGTTGGGGATCCTTTCCCCAACTGGCACGATTACGATGTGACAATTCTGGGCGTGCCGCTTTCAAAATCGTCGATCAGTACATCAGCTGCCAGCGACAATCCCGATGCGATGCGTCAGGCATGGAAATCATTCGGCACGTATAACCTTGACGAGGATATTGATTTAGCCACATTAAAAGCGATCGACCTTGGAAATGTGAAACAGCATGCAACAGATATTGCTTATACCCACCAGCAAATCGAGCAGGCAATGGCTGCTATGAGGACCCATCATCCACATACTTTGCCTGTCGTAATGGGTGGTGACCATTCGATTACAGCGATGTTGATTAAAGGCTGGAAACAAGCCCATCCGGAGGAGACAGTAGGTATTTTACAGCTCGATACACACTTTGATTTGCGTGACTTGAATGTGTTTGGCCCCGCAAACGGCACACCGATCCGTAACTTGATCGAAAGTGGCACAGTCGAGGGCAAGCATGTTCACAATATTGGGCTGCATGGATTTTTCAACGCAAAGGAATTGAAGGATTACGCAGATGAAACAGGTGTTCATTATACAACTATGAAACAGGCGCGGAAAAAAGGAGTTGCTCACATCATCAAGCAGGCTTTGGAACAATTGCACAATCAAGTCGACACGATTTACTTAACCGTCGATATGGATGTATTAGATATCGCTCATAACCCCGCTGCCCCTGCAGCGACACCTGGAGGGATGTACACAGAAGAATTGTTTGAAGCGGTGCAGATTGCTGGAGAGCATCCAAGTGTAAAGGCGATGGATATGGTGTGCCTTGATCCTAGAAAGGATATTGGCGGGATGGCCGTTAAAAGTGCTGTGCATACGATGCTGTCATTCTTAACGGGCTACTGCAGGCATTGA